In Lactuca sativa cultivar Salinas chromosome 5, Lsat_Salinas_v11, whole genome shotgun sequence, the DNA window TTGAGCTTCGACATTTCTCGAATTGGAACTCGAAGCTTTCGATTTACCACCAGAACCACTCCCGATCGCAAATCTGGCTGTGGATTTGTTCTTCGAAGCATTCGAATAATTCCCACTATTACCATTATTACTCTTTCCtaataaaatttcatttaaattataattcaCACAACAATAAGAAGATCATGACGATGAATCTATTTACCTCTGGGAGGGGGAGAATCGACAACGGGAGAACAATCGGATAACAAACCACCTTCCAGAAATGGAGATGGTTTCAGGGGTTTTCGGTTCTTGGATTTGTTGAACTTTTGCTTATAGCCTCCCCCGGCCATTGTTGATCATAACGTACAAAACGATGCGATGAATTCTTTAATTGATATTATAATCATTAGGATCGGAAGAGAGGAAGGCGGTAAGCATGGCGGTTATTATGTGCAGCTCGGTGTAACTACTATCGTGAGCCACGTGTATTACGATGACACCGGTGCCATGTTCGCTTGCCTTGTGGACATGTGGTTACCCTCTATGTTTTAATAATCGGTTTGAACCTGAGTTTGATGTAACAGAAACCGAAGACAAAGAGCAGTTCAATAATGATTGTTTTTATGTCAATTTGTATACTGTGAACAATAATTTCTTCAAAAACCGGGTTGAACTGACGTGAATGAATCGATAAAATCGTTTGAACTGGTTTATTGAATTTGGATAATTGGATTTCACCCGCCTAGTTAAAAGCAATACATTTCCAAAGCAAATTAAATAACTCGATTGAGAAGGTTATCTGGATTACAACTCAAAGGCTGACGATGCACACGCTGTTGGACACGACTTCGACAGACATCAGACACATTAACACTAGTCCGACGCCGATATTCTCAACTTGAAAACCGATACTTTTCAACCGTTATATACATGACTTTATAATATAGTTCATTATGACAAAATTTTATgtttgtagatgtcaaattctTGATTTTATGTATATATGTTTGAAGGAAAATTAAAAATAGATAAAACTTTTGGAACGTGTTGATCCGACAACTGAACTGGAAGCGGCCGTCAGACCGATTCTAATAAAAACCAGTTTTTACAACATTAGTTACCCTTTCGTTGGAGTATCACAATGGTTAATTAAAATTCCTTTCTACAGTTacaaaaacaatttaaaatagGTTTTGGGGAGTAGTGACACTCACCCCCACCGAAAAAATGTTGTCACATGTGCGCCATCTCAGCTTCACACTCAACCCACCACCAACCCACTAAACATCAGAAATGGTTACCactcaatatttttttttaattttttaattttttgaacgTTGTATTAATTAAAAAGCataatttataacaaaaattaattttttaaaacataaaagcaTAAAACCACGTTTCTTAATTAAAAACATAGaagtttaaaacttaaattactaaaattaaacattacattgtctaaataaaataaaaattaaaaaaatataaaaaaaaaacatagaaaaattcTAATCGTCGTCGCCGTAATCATCCGTCTCGTCATCCTCCTCATCGTTCACCGCCATCATCCTCTTCACCGTCACCATCGTCATCATCCTCGTCTTCACTGTCATTTTGCCCTTGAAATTGTCTTTCTCGTATGTATTCGGTCAAATCATGTCGTAGATTGTGTTGTGTTTCACGGTTTTGTATTTCCAAAACTCTTGAGAAGTATGCCGCGCTGCTAACTGGTATTAATGCTGGTGGATTAAGTATATCGTTTGTGGTATATGAGCAAATAGCCCTATCCTTTTCTTCTATTATCgtgttatgtaaaataacacaAGCAGTCAACATTGTCCTCAATTTTTCTCTGTCCCATGTTCGTGCCGGATGTTTGATTATGTGCCACTTTTGTTTGAGGACTCCAAACACCTGTTCTACATCCTTCATTGCAGATTCTTGTGCTAACTTGAACATTTTCTGTTTATCATTGGCCGAAAATGTGTATGACTTGAAAAATGTAGCGTATTCTGGATATATCCCATCACCTAGgtaatacccatatttgtattAATTTCCACTGACAACATATGACATTTCTGGTGCTTTACCCTATAAAATATCGTTAAATATTGGAGATGCTTGGAGCACATTCATGTCATTGTTTGACCCGACCATACCAAAGAATGCATGCCAAAATCATAGGTCATTTGAAACAACTGCCTCTAAAATAATAGTCAACACCCCATAATCACCTCGTGTGAATTGGCCATGCCATGCGTTGGGACAATTGCCCACTCCTAATGCGTACAATCAATGCTACCAAGCATCCATGGAAAACCATGCTTAGCTTGATGCGCGGCATACAACTGTTCGACATCGCTTTTAGTCAGATGTCGCAAGTATATGTCACGGTAAAGCTTTATGACATACTCACAAAATAGATATGTATACTCTCGACCTATCCTTTCAGACATTTTCAGATACTCATCTGATGCGTCTGCGGCGATGTCGTATGCCAGTTGTCTAAAAGCGACCGTACATTTTTGTATCGTAGTAAAACCGCATTTAACTCTAGCATCCCATCGTAATTGGAAAAATTCATAATTACATGCCAAATCTCTAGCTATACGTAAAAATAAAtttctactaatacgaaaacgtTCTTCGAATTTCGATAGATCATATAAACTATCAACGACAAAATAATCACGTACCAAAAGTTCATGTGCCGCCTCACGATCCCGATTGATCCATTTTCTATGCTTCTTCTCGACATTTGAACTTTCGCCCCTCTCACGTACCATGTATCATACTACGGACAACAACATATACAAAATCAAATCGTCATCATAATCGTTATCATCGGATGACGAAGCAAGTGGAGGTGGAAAATTATCCATTTTTTGGTTTAATGTGTgtgtttgttttgaaaaaatgtaAGTATGGTTTAGTAGAAATTATATGTAAAATGATTGTATATATAGAATTTGAAAAAGTAAtagaaagtttttttttatatcaAACAGTATCAACAACAACGGTCAAAAAATGAATGGACCAATCATCGACTCCGTCTTCGTCCGTCCTCCGCCTCACGTCACGCGCACCCCACTGGAACATGGGGTGGTGTTCATGTGTCTTGGGCTGTGCCACATCAGCCCTCACACGTCTTTTTCTTCCCCATACCAGACAGCCTTATCGTGAGTCGTGGGTATTAGGATTACACCGGTGGCATGTTCGCTTGCCTTGTGGACATGTGGTTACCTCAATGATTAAAATTCGGTTTGAACCTGAATTTGATGGATCAGAAACCGAAGACAATAGCAGTTTAATAATGATTGTTTTTATCTCAATTTGTATACTATGAACAAGATAGTTTCTTCAAAAAAACTGGTTGAACGGTTGTGAATGAATGGATAAAATCGTTTGAACCGGTTTATTGGATTTGACCCAGCTAGTTAAAAACAACACACTTCCAAAGCAAGTTAAATAACTCGATTGATAAGGTTATCCGAAGTACAACTCGAAGGCTGATGATGCGCACGCTGCCGGACATGACTTCAACACACAACAAACACACTAACACTAATCCGATGTCGATCTTCTCAACTTGAAGACCATACTTCTCAATTGTTATATACATGTCATTATAATATAGTTcattatgataaagatttatgtttgtagatgtcaaattctTGATTTTATGTAT includes these proteins:
- the LOC111886595 gene encoding uncharacterized protein LOC111886595, yielding MFKLAQESAMKDVEQVFGVLKQKWHIIKHPARTWDREKLRTMLTACVILHNTIIEEKDRAICSYTTNDILNPPALIPVSSAAYFSRVLEIQNRETQHNLRHDLTEYIRERQFQGQNDSEDEDDDDGDGEEDDGGER